In Myripristis murdjan chromosome 9, fMyrMur1.1, whole genome shotgun sequence, the following proteins share a genomic window:
- the bmp2k gene encoding BMP-2-inducible protein kinase, producing MKKFSRMPKSESGGLGGASGSSSGSGVSSYFGKVFAVGRYQVTVEELIAEGGFSVVFLARTHSGVRCALKRMYVNNVPDLNIYKREITIMKELSGHKNIVGYLDSTINAVSDSVWEVLILMEYCKAGQVVKQMNQRLNVGFSEAEVLHIFCDTCEAVARLHQCKTPVIHRDLKVENILLNDQGNYVLCDFGSSTHKVLVPHKDGVTAVEDEIKKYTTLSYRAPEMINLYAGKAITTKADIWALGCLLYKLCFFSLPFGESQVAICDGTFIVPDNSKFSFKLHCLIRYMLEPDQEKRPDIYQVSYFAFKFAGKDCPVPNLSNSPLPTSLPEPLTASEVAAKKSMTKARITDSVGPTETSIAPRQRPKAANSNVLPLANTVTPVKMTVPSAPVSNGQKAPTPGSGQPALQPQQPQASSQQHRVLQQLQPGDLRLQQLQQHHHHQQQQQQQQQAVQQQHANAQQLQYLQYQQAVQQSLQLQQQQQQQALLQQQQQMMMQPMYQQQVAQAQAQAQAQYAAMLHQYQQAFVQQQQQQQQQHQQHHQHQQQHHPAQQPLPYLTSPLEFQIPLGSYNPTTPGAGTGAGSGQMGGPSPVDPPYTNPSRNPLLGTDGITPPSQSCNSTVSNPPDMSGWNPFGEDNFSKMTEEELIDREFDMLRAKKPVERTASVETDRPPAAAKPLPPEDLFGSVPFVASAGTNATKSDQTDEEVSVPASASNTLEELQAPAAKEHKPGKKSNSAGPASRRPGDESDSDFESDPPSPKSSEDEEPEEDEGLNSEHGEFNDDTEPENLGQRPLLMDSEDEAEEDDDKHSSDSDCDPSRVKSRSKKLPGGKGAAVAAQRSPRVDSGMTLITPPESPSGRARAAAAVEAVDVFGAVPFLGGASPIGPSESTDIFAKAPFRQVSHEQQAMEEFDVFTKAPFNRNLSKSGKSSSDVPMGQTPPISPEGIDIFGFSPFQPGPTAPPPTTSRSAEDIFRPSYEEAASPQQQRLKQRSLQKLTSRQRKTKQDASAGGSNGKRHHGTPTGGRKTNKPTFRTPERVRRHKKVGRRDSQSSNEFLSTSDSKENISVDITMGEGKDKGASLPVDDALLDPFGAKPFHPQDGSRHGGYQGLADSKSDMGSANGKSWTTPLHGALGESDIIDDFGAVPFTELVVHGGPQQQQQPSQQVELDPFGAAPFPSKQ from the exons GAGGCTTTTCTGTGGTTTTCCTGGCTCGTACACACAGCGGCGTTCGCTGTGCTCTCAAGAGGATGTACGTCAACAACGTCCCGGACCTGAACATCTACAAGAGGGAGATCACTATCATG AAGGAGCTGTCGGGTCATAAGAACATCGTAGGTTATCTGGACTCCACCATCAATGCTGTTTCAGACAGTGTCTGGGAAGTCCTCATCCTCATGGAGTACTGTAAAG CGGGTCAGGTGGTGAAGCAGATGAACCAGCGGCTGAATGTGGGCTTCAGCGAGGCTGAAGTCCTCCACATCTTCTGCGACACCTGCGAGGCCGTCGCTCGCCTGCACCAGTGCAAGACTCCCGTCATCCACCGAGACCTAAAG GTTGAAAACATCCTGCTGAATGACCAGGGAAATTATGTGCTGTGTGACTTCGGCAGCTCCACTCACAAGGTCTTGGTGCCACATAAGGACGGCGTGACCGCTGTGGAGGACGAGATCAAGAA GTACACGACCCTGTCATATCGCGCGCCGGAGATGATTAACTTGTACGCAGGGAAAGCCATCACCACTAAGGCTGATATATGG gcACTTGGATGCTTGTTGTACAAGCTGTGTTTCTTCTCGCTTCCATTTGGGGAGAGTCAAGTCGCCATATGTGACGGAACCTTTATCGTTCCAGATAACTCCAAATTCTCCTTCAAGTTGCACTGCTTAATCA GATACATGCTCGAGCCAGACCAGGAGAAGAGACCAGACATCTACCAAGTGTCCTACTTTGCCTTCAAGTTTGCTGGAAAAGACTGTCCAGTGCCAAATctctct aACTCCCCCCTCCCCACGTCGCTCCCAGAGCCGCTGACGGCCAGCGAGGTCGCTGCTAAGAAGAGCATGACGAAAGCCAG AATAACGGACTCTGTGGGCCCGACGGAAACATCGATCGCACCAAGACAGCGGCCGAAGGCGGCCAACAGCAACGTCCTGCCCCTCGCCAACACCGTCACCCCCGTCAAGATGACCGTGCCTTCAGCACCCGTCAGTAACGGCCAGAAAG CTCCCACCCCTGGCTCTGGGCAGCCGGCCttacagcctcagcagcctcaggccagcagccagcagcaccgagtcctgcagcagctgcagcctggaGACCTGcgtctgcagcagctgcagcagcatcaccaccaccaacaacaacaacaacaacaacaacaagccgTACAGCAACAACACGCCAACGCACAGCAACTCCAATACCTCCAA TACCAACAGGCTGTGCAGCAGtccctccagctgcagcagcagcagcagcagcaggctttgctccagcagcagcaacagatgATGATGCAGCCGATGTACCAGCAGCAGGTCGCCCAGGCCCAGGCCCAGGCCCAGGCTCAGTACGCAGCCATG CTGCACCAGTACCAACAGGCTTttgtccaacagcagcagcagcagcagcagcagcatcagcagcatcatcaacatcagcagcagcaccaccccGCTCAGCAGCCTCTCCCCTATCTCACCTCCCCTCTTGAGTTCCAGATCCCCCTGGGCTCCTATAATCCAACCACGCCTGGGGCTGGGACTGGGGCCGGAAGTGGCCAAATGGGGGGGCCCTCCCCTGTGGATCCCCCATACACTAACCCCAG TCGAAACCCTCTGCTTGGCACAGACGGGATCACCCCGCCCTCTCAGAGCTGCAACAGCACAGTCAGCAACCCCCCCGACATGTCTGGCTGGAACCCCTTTGGAGAGGACAACTTCTCGAAGATGACTGAGGAGGAGTTGATCGACAGGGAGTTTGACATGCTCAGAGCAA AAAAGCCAGTGGAGAGAACAGCTAGCGTGGAAACAGACCGACCGCCTGCCGCCGCCAAGCCCCTCCCCCCTGAGGACCTGTTCGGGTCGGTCCCGTTTGTGGCCAGCGCAG GTACCAACGCAACTAAGAGTGACCAGACGGATGAGGAAGTTTCTGTCCCCGCCTCTGCCTCAAACACCTTAGAGGAACTGCAGGCGCCTGCAGCCAAGGAGCACAAACCAGGCAAAAAGAGCAACTCTGCCGGCCCAGCGAGCCGCAGACCAGGGGACGAGTCGGACAGCGACTTTGAGTCTGACCCTCCTTCCCCGaagagcagtgaggatgaggagcctgaggaggatgaaggccTGAACAGCGAGCACGGCGAGTTCAACGACGACACTGAGCCAGAGAATCTGGGACAGAGGCCTCTGCTGATGGACTCTGAGGACGAAGCCGAGGAAGATGACGACAAGCACAGCTCTGATTCGGACTGTGACCCCAGCAGAGTCAAAAGCCGTTCAAAGAAACTTCCAGGTGGCAAAGGAGCTGCTGTCGCCGCCCAAAGGAGTCCTCGGGTGGATTCCGGCATGACTCTAATCACCCCTCCGGAGTCGCCAAGTGGACGTGCAAGAGCAGCCGCGGCTGTCGAAGCTGTGGATGTTTTTGGCGCCGTCCCTTTCCTTGGAGGGGCTTCACCCATCGGGCCTTCAGAAAGCACGGACATCTTCGCCAAAGCGCCTTTCAGACAGGTCAGCCATGAGCAGCAAGCCATGGAGGAGTTTGATGTTTTTACCAAAGCGCCATTCAACCGGAACCTCTCCAAGTCCGGCAAGAGCAGCAGTGACGTTCCCATGGGCCAAACGCCGCCCATTTCCCCTGAGGGCATCGATATTTTCGGCTTCTCTCCATTCCAGCCGGGCCCCACCGCGCCGCCTCCCACCACCTCCAGGAGCGCAGAAGATATCTTTCGGCCGTCTTACGAGGAGGCAGCCAGTccgcagcagcagaggctgaaACAGCGCAGCCTCCAGAAGCTGACCTCGCGGCAGAGGAAGACCAAGCAGGACGCGAGTGCCGGCGGCAGCAACGGCAAGCGTCACCACGGTACGCCAACCGGAGGCCGAAAGACGAACAAGCCCACTTTCCGCACACCGGAGCGAGTCCGCAGGCACAAGAAGGTCGGCCGGAGAGACTCGCAGAGCAGCAACGAGTTTCTCAGCACCTCTGACTCTAAAGAGAACATCAGTGTTGACATCACCATGGGGGAAGGAAAAGACAAAGGAGCTTCCTTACCCGTAGACGACGCTCTGTTGGACCCCTTCGGAGCCAAACCCTTCCACCCTCAAGATGGCAGTAGGCACGGCGGCTATCAAGGCCTCGCCGACAGCAAGAGCGACATGGGCTCAGCCAACGGCAAGTCCTGGACAACTCCTCTGCACGGTGCGCTCGGAGAGAGCGACATCATCGATGATTTCGGGGCGGTGCCCTTCACAGAACTCGTTGTCCACGGCGgaccgcagcagcagcagcagccctcgCAGCAAGTGGAGCTCGATCCTTTCGGAGCTGCGCCTTTCCCCTCGAAGCAGTGA